GAATCACAGTTCTGACTCCATTGCACCAGCTCACAGTATAAGGTTTCATCTTCtgcaatttaaaatgtaatacttatttatttcctATACTATACAACATTAATCTCTAGCACAGGATTTCCCAACCAGTCAGTCGTGGCCCACGTGGCCCACATGGGGAGCGTAGAGGAATTTCCAACAAAAGTGCAGCGGACAACTTCAGGAccctccttattcataaaagtttgcAAGCCGCAATTCATTGGGGATAGTGCAAATCCACATAACTAGCACTGGTAAATACTGCGCATCTACACAACAACAAGTTTTACAGGCAAAGCTTAAAACATAACTTTATTATTGTGAAGCCTAATTTTCCCTTTTTACCTGATAAATGCTTGTAGAATACATGATTCAATAAATTCTGTGTAAAACAGGAAAACGTATTTACTAGTGCTAGTTCTATCCGCGGACTATCCCCCTTACTCTCCATTACGGTCTCTAGAGTCTCTAGGGGGGCGTAGTATTTTAGCTTAATGTTGGGTGATGCGCAGAGGGTAAAAAGTTGGAGCAGGGGCTCTAGCATCCCATGGTTGTAATGTAATCCTAATACAAACACAAATTATCACcaataaaacttaaataaaaatgaaaacggGGAAAAAAAAATGCCAAATTGTAAACTGAGTAACTTACTCAATAAACAACAGATGTTACTCAGTGCGCAGGTCTCTTGGAACCTCTTCCGGAAGTACAATCTGTCCTTGAAGTCAAGGGGAAAGGTGGGTGGTAGAGTACAGGTTTCATAGTTTGTGCCCAGAGAGGACACGATGAGCGACACACTGCCATCTTGACACAGCCACACGCCTGGACAGGAAACCTGGGAAAAATGGGAAGTTATAGAAAATTTAATTCTTGTACTTGAATTTAAAGTTAGGCAATTACAGTTATGAATCTAGTTTATGCGGGTTGTACAAGCCACTAAAAACTGTTTCTTTCACTTCTAATATAAGCTGATGTTTAGATAAAAGGAGAAAAACACTAAACTTCTGTCAAGAAATTAAAACAACAATGCAAAACTTACTCTCTGCACAACAATTTCAACGGTGAGTTCGATAGTTTTGGGCATTTCGCAGAATTTTGTTAACTGTCCATGCCGAATTCAAATAACTGttctaaaaattaattaaaccaTGATTCTGaagtaaataaactttcaatttGTTCTCAATAGTACCACATAGTACTGTCACTGGTGACATTGACATTAAGAATTTGTTACTATGGTAACGATTCGTACACAACATACGGACtttacactcgcgttcgcggctacGCGCCGCGATGGGCGCGATTCGACAATTGACAATATGTACTAGGCTTtagttaagccccctccacactcgtgcgctaATCGCGGTGCGAATTCGCGGATGGCCGAAATCATCCAGATATAACATCGGCGCGAAATTgcacttttttttcttcaaatgtcaaacaaacaaaatacaaaGTATCATAATCaccataattataattttattttgtaccatGCTTTACCCGTTCTTcagtcaattttatttattttctattcttaattgaattatttaaggagaagaaaatgtaatcttatgaATACTTGTCACATGAATTTCAAGTTTACTgcaagacaataagagcatccTCAAGGTCTTCACTAAACAAGCGAAGTTATAATGTAAGTGATGGTTATTGTTAGAaaattgtataggtacttaaaagcTTTTGTTTTACtaactatatattttaattaattgcaGCACAGGTACACATTTTGACGTGTTACATTGCATGTTGAGATCGATTCAAAGTATGGCAGGAACAGCTACATTACCGTCTGTTATACACTGGTTCCGTCTGGATTTACGTGTACACGACAACCTTGCCCTACGAAATGCAATAAACGAGGTAAGATAGCTAAACGACACTTAATTACAATGATAGTTTCCCTCATTAAAATTCACAGTTTAGCCCAATGGGAGCCGTGCCTTCTCTAAGCTCaattgaaaaaaaatccaagaactggaTCTTCAAATAGGTGTTAGAGATATTTCCAACTCGCCAATAAGCAGTTCATAGTTAGTGGTGTGTAATTTACATGGCTGATCAGTCCTTTATACTGtgtttaaaatatttccatttcaAAAATGAGGTGATTAgccatttgttttatttcaggcaGAAAACCGGCAATACTACCTCAGACCAATTTACATCATAGATCCTGACATCAAACATAAAGTTGGAGTAAACAGGCTGCGCTTCCTGGTACAAAGCTTACAAGATCTGGATGCCAGCTTAAAGAAACTTAATACTCGTTTGTACATCATAAAAGGGAAAGCAGAAGAGAAACTACCAGAGCTGTTTGACAAATGGCAAGTGAAAAATTTAACTTTACAACTTGACATTGATCCTGAACTTGTGAGGCAAGACGAGATAATTGAGGAAATTGctgagaaaaaaaatatatttgttgttAAGAGAGTCCAACACACAGTTTATGATTGTAATagtgtgttaaagaaaaacaatgGAATTGTACCCATGACATACCAGAAGTTTCTCTCCTTAGCATCGGAGCAATCTGTCAAAGCatgtatagaaataaataaacagatatCTGATAGTTGCCGTCCATCTGATCACGATTCCCAGGAGTATGATGTCCCAAATTTAAGTGACTTGGGTATTGATGAATCCACACTTAATCCTTGTAAATATGTTGGTGGTGAAACAGAAGGTTTAAAAAGACTTGACATGTACATGGCTAGAAAAGAGTGGGTGTGTAAGTTTGAGAAGCCTAATTCTTTTCCAAACAGCCTAGAACCAAGCACTACAGTATTAAGCCCCTATATTAGCCATGGCTGTGTATCTGCAAAGTTGTTCTACCATAAGCTTAAAGAAGTTGAAAATGGCAGGAGACACACAGACCCACCGGTATCATTAATGGGTCAACTCATGTGGAGAGAATTTTACTATACCGCTGGAACGGGCACTGAAAACTTTGACAAAATGGTTGGTAACCCTTTATGCATTCAAATTCCTTGGGGTAAAAATGAGGCCCATCTGAAAGCATGGGCTGAAGGTCGTACTGGATTTCCATTTGTTGATGCCATAATGCGCCAGTTAAAGCAAGAGGGCTGGATACATCATTTAGCCCGACACATGGTAGCTTGTTTCTTAACCAGAGGAGACTTGTGGATATCTTGGGAAGAAGGAGCCAAAGTATTTGAGGATTATTTACTGGATTATGACTGGTCTCTCAATGCTGGTAATTGGATGTGGCTGTCAGCTTCTGCTTTCTTCTATAAATACTTCAGAGTTTATAGCCCTGTGGCTTTTGGCAAAAAAACCGATAAGGAAGGTGAATACATCAAGAAGTATGTCCCAGAATTAGCTAAATACCCTGCAGCATTTATTTATGAACCTTGGAAGGCACCAAAAGAAGTACAATGCAGAGCTGGTTGTGTGGTTGGTCAAGGCTATCCTAAAAGAATTGTTGAACATGACAAGATTCACAAAGATAATATGGCAAAAATGAATGCTGcttataaagcaaataaagagaaaaaagaaaagaaatctTTGAAGAGAAGAGAATAGTTGTGGattgtattgggccccatacattccccaactcttctctttccgcacaaacacTAACATTTAATGTAGCATTTAAAAATCaagtacaaattatttttataagaaTGTGTGTTAGCTTTTTAAGTacaatattagttttttttattaaataagtagtaaTGTGTTTTGTATGTTTAATTTGTTATATATGTATTATCATCTATGATGTTCCTACAATCAACATATTAAACTCATTTAAACTTTGCAGTTTAGATTTTCTTCTGATGTTAAGCTAAAGAACTTTACATAGAAGGCCTTTGTGATGTTCCGCTGTTGCTCACGCACGCGATGGACCAAATAATCAAAATTATAAATGGCAAAGCAACGTAGGatcttccatagaaaattagaatttcgcggctttttctactgacaagttaGGTGTGTTTGAATATCTTCTTTTCGAAATCGCCCTACGCGACAACATTACcatctcctagtgagtattatattctttgattacCATCTTCACCAATtggatggttggcagtcctcaattgtgcgtttctccagaaacttcctgcctcgtACAGCTAAACTGGAATGAACTGTAGCAGTTTCCGGAAATACTGCAGTTTCCGGACCgattacttaattcgatttggcgatttcgtagaaaaaatgtgacgtcacactaggggggaggggtttgccaaacgtgaccaagtgtgacaaggagggggggaggggtcaaaaaacctagaaattcgtgtgacgtaattaatggatgaccccaaagagTACTCCCATCGTAAAAAGGCCGGTAAAGCACTTACAACCCTTCCGGTGTttcgggtgtccatgggcggcggtaatcgcttactatcaggtgatccgtctgctcgtttgcctccaatattattaaaaaaaaaaactattttaccGGAAAAGGGCAGTATGGCCTAATGGTCTAAGCCTGTCTAGAAACACAAAAAAAGTACTTGTCATCGTCAAAATTgtcaatgtcagtgtcaaagttcGATGTGCCGAAATTTTACGCTATCGGTCTATATAATTATCTTAAAATCCGTTTTATATCCggaaatattacataaaatgTGATCATAAACCGATTAGTGTTCGAAATAACAATTCCAAAAACTCTAATGCCACCTGAACGAGGCTGTGACGTCTGAAAATCCATTATGCCGTGACACGAATTGTTATGGTAGGTAGCATTCTAGCATTTTTAGATTATATCACTATTATTATGTGCAAAAACTTCATATGTTTGGCTTTAGATGCGTATAAAAGTTAGCAGTTAATATTGTTGACACATTTTCTTCGCAATTATATAATaaagcaaatatttttttaccggTGAAACGCCCATTGCTATTATGGGTTTTACTAGCAAATTTGACTTTCGTATGCCGTGTCTCGTATCGTCCTACACAATTTGGActgtaatttacaatttcaaGGATAGGTATTAATTcagtagcaaatttttgacaaagGCATATGAAGGGTTAGTGCAGTTAGTACTTTCATCATACTAATTTAGATTCGTactcggagtaaatatctatggagtagagacgcgcactaatttctatctgaaaaattctgtcgtttttggcgcgggggacgaggtaacgcacacaaataatgttaacactaatgcatttttagcatacgtcgctacacacgcacacgacaaaattatcaaacactAGCAAAAACTATATTCACACAAGTACAAGAACAAACACAGACAACCCTGTCCGTGAACGGGATGACGTCAGTTCTAAGTAAACCTAGATAGTGCGAGGGACGCGTCGATAATATTGTCGATAAAATTTCTGCTTTtatcaattataataataatacaatatcaaGTCTTTGTACCAGCATTTTACTAACTTtcaatttttgtattgtttagatGTTATTTCTAATAGTTTGTCAATTTGTTTAGGGCCAATCTTGCAAGCTGATAtagaatgattttttattatcagttcattagttaatattttacacGTTGGTTTACTTCTGAAAGCAATGCAATATACTATCGAACATGCAGATCTGCATGATGATAGAGATGGAACGTGGCCATAGGATGTCATTGAAGGGATATTGAGTAGGGGATAATTAGTATATATATCGGCggtagatcgtaaaatcgggcatatcgagatattcctaggcatatcatgaaacgccgccatttaatAATCTGCCTTTTGCCTTTTTTGCCACTGCTAGTGCTGCATTCTATGTGGCATTTGGAGCAGAATGCGTagatactaggtaggtactaaaatcatacgctacccaaacacgtactataagtaggatgtcaagccatttcaatggttatcatttgctaaaatttaggacatcctacttattcgatatgcctaaatgttgaggtttgaacggtatggctggtggtcactagtcagatcatgacatgccggcgtttcatgatctgcttaggaatatcacaccttgaagttagcacgatatggctggtggtcaCTGGGCAGATCatcatctgcctaggaatatcacaccttgaggtttgtacGATATGTCTGGTGTTCGCTAGTCATCATGACCATCTGTGTATTTGTATTATGTTTATATCGATTTTACCGATATTGGTTTTTATGGTGTCCCATCACTAATATTGGTACGGTCATACcagagtaataaattaaaagtgcctatttatggaaagtgacagccggaaataccttaaattaataatatatttgacatgttaaataaaaatatatagctggtcaagcaaatcttgtcagtaaaaaaggcgcgaaattctaattttctataggacgatatcccttcccgcctacatttttcaaatttgccgcctttttctactgacaagatctgcttgaccagctatatgtagaaactaaaggaaaaaataattttcaaaaaatagtctatcggtaattttacgttatttaggggttgtgcacaaatcacgcgagatgttttcgactactttttgatcccccgtcccccttttctttattcttatagatctattaatttgattaaatagattaggttgatatgaaactaaggtgttatataaaaataatgtgttacataaattatataacaaAAAGCATAGCAAATAGggcatattactgcaatgttctgccgccagagtgtagcactaagctagctagtaaattttctcttttctctttatcgctcaaatatgcaatagtgatagagaggttagataacgaaatttaaattttcttgttccgcggcggacccccagattgtgatggattgtggtagtcgcgccccctacgcagagtctcgcataatatttcctattataaattctactcgtacctaattaatatttagaaagtcttctttagaattaccctaaattagatctaatatcatatcactggtatcactgtcagattgacaatgttttttagttatttgcaaaattaatgcactatttgataatatttagatgtaatagtacttaaatatgattagaaACGTGTTCTTTTTGTAGACTAGACGTTTCCGATCTCATTTTGCATGAGAAAACGCTGCAATTCGGCATTTTCGGCTCCTATCATTCCGCTTAGACTGACGTTTGCTGAATGGCGTATGACGTGTGgcaactagttttatataacctccttgaccggcggccgcgatctttttgcagaggggatcgcctgttaatggccgctccatagatatttactccgaggATTCGTATAACCTAATATTCAACAAAATCATTCCAGAGCAAGGATTTTAGTATGATGTCAGAGGATGCTTACTCAAGGATTGGTGCATTGGCATAAATAAAGCCTACACTCATAAACTTTAAATAAGCTTAACAGAATTAATGTATGATTGGCATAAAAACAATTTGAAATTCGAGGCACTTAACATTTAATAGCAACATAATTTTTAATATGTTCATTAATCTTTATGAACAGTAATGGCATTATAAATGTGGCATTATCAGTTTTACATACACATGTCTGCGATTAGTCCAGTGGCACATAATAGTGGGTCCTTAATAAACCAGTCAACTGTATGGCCAATTAAATAAGTTAAACTTatttaaaatgaactttgtaCTATACTTTATGGGTTTGATATGTTTTTTATGAATGATATGTTTTGATAAGAATTTAAATTATCAAACCATGCAGTAAAAAGTACAGTTTAATAAAGTGTtccattacattttttttttatctttgccattattacaaaacttcaaattggGTTAACCTTTCATATACCCAAGTATATGAAACCTTTCATTTAAGTACTTGGGGTAATATTTAATTCAACTATTGGGACTTTAAATCTTCAAGGTCATTGAATCAATAGCATATTTTAACAATGGCATATAAAAGGTTAAGGACAGAATATATATCAGGAAAAAACAAACTAGTCACTGTTAACTTTTAGTGAAATAGTTTTACTTGAAAATTCAAACATTTCAaatttaagaataaaaaaaaacttgcttgACTTTATTTTCCCCGCACTGAGATCTATTTCAAACTTCTAGAAAATAGaatcttaggtacctactctcttTTACCTAGGTTAAATAGCAAAGAGTGCATTCACTGGAGTGTCACACCTGTCTGACCAGTATTTTCACTTAAGTTTCAACTTTGTGCATAGCTGGTAGTATCAGTTTAACTTTCTATTGGATCTTTACATGTCTAAAATATTTATGAGCCTAACTGTTGTTGATTGCTTGATATTCAATAACTTTGTATTACATAGATGGTCACGCGTCacgcagatcttgtcagtagaaaaaggcggcaaatttgaaaaatgtgggCGCGAAGTGATATCATCTCATAGCAAATTTAAATATCGCgcc
The sequence above is drawn from the Cydia fagiglandana chromosome 7, ilCydFagi1.1, whole genome shotgun sequence genome and encodes:
- the LOC134665820 gene encoding cryptochrome-1 — its product is MLRSIQSMAGTATLPSVIHWFRLDLRVHDNLALRNAINEAENRQYYLRPIYIIDPDIKHKVGVNRLRFLVQSLQDLDASLKKLNTRLYIIKGKAEEKLPELFDKWQVKNLTLQLDIDPELVRQDEIIEEIAEKKNIFVVKRVQHTVYDCNSVLKKNNGIVPMTYQKFLSLASEQSVKACIEINKQISDSCRPSDHDSQEYDVPNLSDLGIDESTLNPCKYVGGETEGLKRLDMYMARKEWVCKFEKPNSFPNSLEPSTTVLSPYISHGCVSAKLFYHKLKEVENGRRHTDPPVSLMGQLMWREFYYTAGTGTENFDKMVGNPLCIQIPWGKNEAHLKAWAEGRTGFPFVDAIMRQLKQEGWIHHLARHMVACFLTRGDLWISWEEGAKVFEDYLLDYDWSLNAGNWMWLSASAFFYKYFRVYSPVAFGKKTDKEGEYIKKYVPELAKYPAAFIYEPWKAPKEVQCRAGCVVGQGYPKRIVEHDKIHKDNMAKMNAAYKANKEKKEKKSLKRRE